Within the Prochlorococcus sp. MIT 1300 genome, the region GCTCGCACCAGAAGAGGTGCTCGCAAAACTGTGGCTGGCAAGAAGAAGTAAGCCTCACAACTAGTAGGACTTATTTAGTCCAATTATTCCTCCTTCATATTTAAAAGGCCCAACCATATGGCCACACCAGCAAAGAAATCAGGTTCCAAAAAGGCTAAGCGCAACGTCCCTAATGGCGTTGTACATATTCAGAGCACCTTCAATAACACTATTGTCTCAATTACAGATACCTCTGGAGAAGTGATCTCCTGGTCATCTGCCGGAGCGAGTGGCTTTAAAGGTGCTCGAAAAGGCACCCCTTTTGCTGCACAAACAGCGGCTGAAGCTGCTGCTAGACGGGCCTTGGATCAGGGAATGCGTCAAATTGAGGTTCTCGTAAGAGGTCCAGGGTCAGGTCGTGAAACAGCCATCCGTGCTTTACAAGTGGCTGGTTTAGAGATCACCCTTATTAGAGACGTCACTCCTTTGCCTCATAACGGCTGCCGTCGGCCTAAACGTCGTCGCGTTTGATTTTCCCCGATAGGCAAGCTTCATTCTCCAGCCCCAATTCCCCTTCTCCCGCTTTAGACCGTGCTGCAATACCAGATCGACAGGATCGAACATCAAGTTGCTGACGATCGCGCTCAAACCGGCGTGTTCCTTATTGGCCCTTTAGAACGAGGCCAGGCAACGACTCTTGGGAATTCCTTAAGAAGAGTTCTTATGGGTGGCCTTGAAGGTAGTGCCGTTACTGCTGTTCGCATCGCAGGCGTGAACCATGAATATGCGACAGTGCCAGGTGTGAGGGAGGATGTATTAGATATTCTTTTAAACTGCAAACAACTTTCTGTTAATAGTCGAACTCCAGAACTAGAAATAGGGCGATTAGTTGCATCTGGTCCTGTTGAGGTTAAGGCAAAGGATTTGCAATTTTCTTCACAAGTTCAAGTTGTTGATGGAGATAGGCCTATAGCGACTGTGCATGAAGGACACAGTCTTGAACTTGAGGTTCATGTAGAGCGTGGTGTTGGGTATCGGCCTGTTGATCGACATCAAGAAGATGTGAGTGCAATTGATTTATTGCAAATCGATGCCGTTTTCATGCCAGTGCGGCGCGTGAATTTCACTATTGATGAAACTGCGGTCGCTGAAGGCGGCTCAACAAGAGAAAGGTTGCGTATGGAAGTGGTAACTGATGGTTCTACCACTCCCGATGACGCCATTGCAGAGGCAGCTAACCAACTGATTGAGCTTTTTCAGCCTTTAGCGACAGTTACAATGGTTGAGGAAATTCCAGTGGAGCCTGAACCTTCAGCTGAGGCACAAATTCCACTTGAGGAGTTGAATCTTTCTGTGAGAGCTTACAACTGTTTGAAACGTGCCCAAGTCAATTCTGTATCAGATTTAATGGGCTTTAGCTATGAGGACCTTTTAGAGATTAAGAACTTCGGTTCTAAATCCGCTGACGAGGTCATTGAGGCTCTAGAGAGGATTGGCATCTCAATTCCTCAGAGTCGAACCTCTGCCTGATTTCTCTAAATAGTTCCCCAAGAAGCAGAACCATGCGTCATCAATGTCGAGTCCCTCAGTTAGGTCGTCCTGCTGATCAACGAAAAGCAATGTTGCGAGGATTAACCACTCAGTTAATCCGCGAAGGGCGTGTTACTACTACAAAGGCTAGAGCTAAAGCCCTACGAGATGAAGCTGAAAGGATGATTACTCTGGCTAAGGAAGGAAGCTTGGCTGCAAGGCGAAGAGCAATCGGATATATATATGACAAGCAACTAGTCCATGCATTATTTGATAAGGCACAAGATCGTTATGGGGATAGAAATGGTGGATATACCAGGATCATTAGAACTGTTCCTCGGCGTGGTGATAACGCGCAGATGGCAATAATTGAACTTGTCTAAAGTCTTTCTCTGATTTTCATGAGCTGGCAAGGATCAGCTAATGATTACTGAATCATTGTCCAATGCGCCTGAGGGGAAAAGTTTCAGGCGTGTTGCGATTTGTTTGCAGTATGACGGATCTGGTTTTAGTGGATGGCAGTTTCAGCCCCATAGGCCCAGTGTTCAAGGTGTTTTACAGGAGGCCATTCAGAGCCTTGATCCATATAGGCCAATTAAAGCTATTGCTGCAGGAAGAACAGATGCAGGCGTACATGCAGCAGGTCAGGTAGTTCATTTTGATTGCTCTGGTCGGATACCTAGTGATCGTTGGGTATCTGCCTTGAATGGTCGCTTGCCTAAAACCATTAGGGTTCGAGAAGCAATTTCAATGCCAAGAAGATGGCATGCATGTCATTCAGCTAATTACAGGAGATATAGGTACACGATTTATAACGGCTGTAGACCTAATTTATTTCTTGATCATTGGACATGGCATAGATATCAAATCAGACTTGATGATGCATTGATGAGAAAGGCATTAGATGGGTTGATTGGCTACCACGATTTCTCTGCTTTCCAGCGATCTGGTAGTAAGCGGGCAGATGGATTTACCACTATTCAGGCTGTAGATATTGAAAGAGAAGGTGATTTAGTTGTAATTGAAATTCAAGCCACTGGTTTTTTATATGGAATGGTGAGATTGCTTGTTGGCCAGTTGGTGATGTTAGGTGAGCATCGACTGGCTTTAGATAGTTTTGAAAGAAGGTGGAAGCAGCAGCGGCGGCAGGAAGTTAAAGAGTCTGCTCCTGCCAAGGGTCTTTGCTTGCTTCGAGTGGGGTATGAGGAGCAATTGTTTTCAGAAGTTGGTTGGTTCGAGTCTTTTCCAAAGTATGTACTCTCAATAAGTGATCCTCCAGCAGACCCTTTGGAGATCAAATCGGGGCCCGGCTAAGCATTGTTCATATTGGTCTATCCCGAGAAATTGATTGCTACTTTGATCCTGTGTTGGTCATCTGGAGCTTGGGATTGTGAAGACGAGAGTGTAAGCTGTTGAATTGAGCTTTATTGATCCTAGTAAATGGGTCCTAAGGCTCTATTAACCAGCACTGTCGCTTGCGATTTTGTGCAAATTCGAACCGGCCTGCCGGCGTGATGAACAAGACCTCAATCCCTTCTAATGATTCCATTAATCGCCAGTGGTATCTGGTAGATGCTGAGAATCAGACCCTTGGAAGACTTGCTTCCGAAGTTGCTGCTGTCCTCCGCGGTAAAAACAAACCGAATTTCACTCCTCACTTAGATACAGGAGATTTTGTAGTTATTGTGAATGCCGAGAAGATTCGTGTAACTGGGAACAAGCCTCAGCAAAAGCTCTATCGGCGACATTCAGGACGGCCTGGGGGGATGAAAGTAGAAACCTTTGAGTCTTTACAGCAAAGAATTCCTGAGAGAATTCTTGAAAAAGCTATTAAAGGGATGTTGCCTCACAACGCTCTTGGGAGGCAGCTCTTTCGGAAATTGAAGGTCTATAAGGGACCTGAACACCCTCACTCGGCTCAGCAACCACAGATTATTACTTTAGATTCTTCGAATTCTTCTCAATGACTAGTTCTTCTAATAACAGTGTCGTTTACTGGGGTACTGGTCGCCGCAAGACTTCAGTAGCTCGTGTTCGTTTAATTCCTGGGAAAGGAAACGTCACTATTAATGGTCGCCCAGGAGACCATTATTTGAATTTTAACCCTGCATATATAGCTGCAGTAAAGGCACCTTTGCTGACTCTGGGACTAAATAATGATTATGACATTCTGGTAAATGTCCATGGTGGTGGACTGACTGGTCAGTCTGATGCCATTAAGCAAGGCGCTGCACGTGCTTTATGTGAGCTTTCGTTAGATAATCGCAAGCCTTTAAAGACTGAGGGTCATTTAAGTAGAGATCCCCGTGCTAAAGAGAGACGTAAATATGGATTGAAGAAGGCGCGTAAAGCTCCTCAATTCTCTAAACGCTAAATCAATTAGTTTTTTTGCTTTTCCTTCTTATGCCTAAACCCGATATCCATCCAACTTGGTATCCAGATGCAAAGGTTATTTGCAATGGCGAAGTCGTTATGACCACTGGGTCTACTCAGCCAGAAATTCATGTTGATGTCTGGAGTGGTAATCATCCCTTTTTTACGGGAACCCAGAAGATTTTGGATACTGA harbors:
- the rpsK gene encoding 30S ribosomal protein S11; the encoded protein is MATPAKKSGSKKAKRNVPNGVVHIQSTFNNTIVSITDTSGEVISWSSAGASGFKGARKGTPFAAQTAAEAAARRALDQGMRQIEVLVRGPGSGRETAIRALQVAGLEITLIRDVTPLPHNGCRRPKRRRV
- a CDS encoding DNA-directed RNA polymerase subunit alpha, translated to MLQYQIDRIEHQVADDRAQTGVFLIGPLERGQATTLGNSLRRVLMGGLEGSAVTAVRIAGVNHEYATVPGVREDVLDILLNCKQLSVNSRTPELEIGRLVASGPVEVKAKDLQFSSQVQVVDGDRPIATVHEGHSLELEVHVERGVGYRPVDRHQEDVSAIDLLQIDAVFMPVRRVNFTIDETAVAEGGSTRERLRMEVVTDGSTTPDDAIAEAANQLIELFQPLATVTMVEEIPVEPEPSAEAQIPLEELNLSVRAYNCLKRAQVNSVSDLMGFSYEDLLEIKNFGSKSADEVIEALERIGISIPQSRTSA
- the rplQ gene encoding 50S ribosomal protein L17; the protein is MRHQCRVPQLGRPADQRKAMLRGLTTQLIREGRVTTTKARAKALRDEAERMITLAKEGSLAARRRAIGYIYDKQLVHALFDKAQDRYGDRNGGYTRIIRTVPRRGDNAQMAIIELV
- the truA gene encoding tRNA pseudouridine(38-40) synthase TruA, whose protein sequence is MITESLSNAPEGKSFRRVAICLQYDGSGFSGWQFQPHRPSVQGVLQEAIQSLDPYRPIKAIAAGRTDAGVHAAGQVVHFDCSGRIPSDRWVSALNGRLPKTIRVREAISMPRRWHACHSANYRRYRYTIYNGCRPNLFLDHWTWHRYQIRLDDALMRKALDGLIGYHDFSAFQRSGSKRADGFTTIQAVDIEREGDLVVIEIQATGFLYGMVRLLVGQLVMLGEHRLALDSFERRWKQQRRQEVKESAPAKGLCLLRVGYEEQLFSEVGWFESFPKYVLSISDPPADPLEIKSGPG
- the rplM gene encoding 50S ribosomal protein L13 — protein: MNKTSIPSNDSINRQWYLVDAENQTLGRLASEVAAVLRGKNKPNFTPHLDTGDFVVIVNAEKIRVTGNKPQQKLYRRHSGRPGGMKVETFESLQQRIPERILEKAIKGMLPHNALGRQLFRKLKVYKGPEHPHSAQQPQIITLDSSNSSQ
- the rpsI gene encoding 30S ribosomal protein S9 — protein: MTSSSNNSVVYWGTGRRKTSVARVRLIPGKGNVTINGRPGDHYLNFNPAYIAAVKAPLLTLGLNNDYDILVNVHGGGLTGQSDAIKQGAARALCELSLDNRKPLKTEGHLSRDPRAKERRKYGLKKARKAPQFSKR
- the rpmE gene encoding 50S ribosomal protein L31, whose amino-acid sequence is MPKPDIHPTWYPDAKVICNGEVVMTTGSTQPEIHVDVWSGNHPFFTGTQKILDTEGRVDRFMRKYGMGSTDAGADVKQASSSNQKSDESKVEKA